The genomic interval CAGCTGCTTCCCAATACCTGCAAGCATAATAGTCCTTGCAGGTGGGTGGCTTGGTGGGCTTGGGCTCGGAGCAGAGAAAGCCACAAAGTTTTGAGCTTGATCGCCCTGAGCTCTCTAGTGACCCTTGTGGCAGCCAGAGTCAGGCCCGTTTCTGCCTTCCTGTGTTTCCTTCAAGGTGAGCAGAGCCTTTCGTTTTCTCACAAGACACGATGCAGCTGAGGGGGTTCCAGCTCTGGGAATCCAGTCACCCCAGCCTTGTCTTCCCGATGAACGTTGTGGGTGCTCAGAGCCTTCTCAACCTCACATCAGTAGACCGTTAGGTTTCTGCTCAGCATGGCTGGTCAGACCCGTTATGAGGGGATCGCGGGCTTGGCTGGCAGGGGCCAGTCTTTTTTCCAAGTTCTTTGAACACACTTCCCTGTACCAGAGGGTCCTGAGCGGTTGAGTTCCGTCTCACAAACATTCATTAGGGGCCGTGGGATCCAGGACGAGAGAGAAATGCTGTCTGCCGAGTGATGCTTATAATCTGTGGGAAgacaggacccccccccccccccagtaggtAATTTGATTGCATTAGGAGAGGTGCAGTGGGACAGGGGTTATGGAAGCCTAGAGGAGGGGTGCCGGTCTGTCTTGGGGAGGCTCTGGAAAGGCTTTCTGGAAGAAGCAATGCCTGAGCTGGGTCTTTAAATAGCAATTTGCCTTGTGGGGAAGGGCCTTCCAGAAGACAATGAGGAGGGCAGCACACGTGCTGGCGGATGGGGAGACCACAGGGGAGTCTGTTATCCaggtgggaaaagaaaggaaggtagaAACATCATAAAACCCATTTTGTAAGCTCTGCTTACTCCTACTGAGCTTGGATGTCATTCCGAGGACAGGAGGGTACAAAGATCAGATTTCCGTTTTAAGAGGAGCACCCCACGTGTGTGGGCGGATTGACGAGAGGCAGGCTGGCCACTGAAGGAATGCTCTGATGTAGACGGCAAAGGAAAGGCCtgacctgaggcagggcttgTGGGCTTGGAGAAGAGGGGCGAGATTCAGAACCCGTTTAGGAGGTGAGAGTGACCAGAGCTTGCTGAGTGATTAGATCACGAGCGCtgtcatttactgagcacctgtcaCGTGCTGGGTTTAAGCAGGTAAATGAAGTTGCCTAGTTGGtaaatggtggagccaggattgCAAACCAGAGGTCTCTGGCCCCAGCCCGTGCTCTCTCAGCCATTTTGTGCCTGAGGGTGAGGAAGGGCAGGTACTGGCTTCTGACGTGAGTGCCCCCCTCTTAGGTGGGAAGGATATGAGGCTTGGTGAAGTGGCCCACCTGCCGAGTGTCACAGGCCCACAAGCTCAGACTGGCCGGCTCCGCTGGCTCGGGCAGGGTGCAGCTCCTTGGTCCGTCTCGCGTGGTTTCGGGGACTTGGTGGTGGCCGTAGTGGAAGGAGGTGGAGTCGCCGCGTTGTGCCAGTTAGAACCCACTGTCCGTTTTCTCGGCATGATGCCCTGGAAAGGATGCACAGGTGATCCGGGCCCCGTTCCTTTCTAGCCCCGTGTCCTTGGGCCCCTCGGTGTcgtaatctgtaaaatgggactgtgGTGCCTGTCGGTCAGCTGTGAAGAGAAAAGACTAGTCAGCCAGTGCTGTGCTTGCCGCCGAGAAGCTGTACCCCAGAGCTTAGGTGCTTACCGGGCCGCGGGACGGACTGTGATTGGCCCACAGAGGCTTGGGTCCGACTTCCGGTGGCTCCTGGAGGTAGAGGCCTTGGACAAGTCCCTTCACGCAGCCTCAGGTTTCTCCTGTCTAAGGACAGGACCTCATTCCTGGAAGGTGAGCAGTTAGGGTTAGACAGACAAGGTGCACCGAGCGCGGTTGGTGCCGGCCTGAAGTTGACGTGCTGATCAAAGCTTTTACTCGGTTTAAGTTCGCTCTGGAAGTCGAGTGGGCCAAACCCAGCTCGTTGCAAAGCCCTTGGTTTTCAGGGTGTGAAAAGTAAAGGTTTCCTTAGCCCGCCTCTCGCCCAGGGCAGAGATCTCTTCTCTAACACACACAGACCTCTGAACTCCTCTGTCCCCCGCTCCCGCCCCTGTCGGCATCCCACCCCGggttctgcctccctcctccggATCATTCTCACCGACCTTCCACTCCCACACCTGCCTTTCCCGTCTTACCACGGGCTCTCCATCTGAAGAGGAAGGGTTCTGCAGAGCTGGCCGGGCCCTtgttggggaggaggaggtggcaaGGATGAGAGCCGGTTGTTCGGCAGGCCACGTCTTGGGGCGGGACACGTGCACGGTCACGGCGGGGTGCCATACAGAGGGGTTCCTGCCAGGGGCTCGGATTCTGGGCTTGTTTTCAGCTTTGGGGATGCATCCTGTGGATGCCAGAGACCAGGAATTCGGTCTGGAGGGGTGTCTGGAGCTTGAGTCCAAGAGCTAGCCAGCTTCTCTGGAGGCTGGGGTCCACGGCCCGCTAGTGTGAGCGCCCCCTCCCACTCTGGCGGTGGCCGGGACCCCGATACTCTGGCTCTGTCCCTCGCAGAGGAGCACACACACTGATGCCCTGTTCCCCTCACCCCGGGCTATACCCGGCTCTTTCTGCTCTGGGTAGTTGGGGTTCTTCGAGGCCTTAGCATATGAAAGCTGGAAAGTAGGAATCCTATTTAGTTGTTATTGGTCTTTTTCTCTGTAGAAACGAATGTCCGTGACTGAGGGGGGTATCAAATACCCCGAGACGACTGAGGGAGGCCGCCCCAAGCTTGGGGGGCTGATGGATCCAAGGCAGGGGGTGATCGAGCGGACTGGCCGCTGCCAGACCTGTGCAGGTGAGCGCTGGGGGGCTGGCGCGGCGCCCCAAAGGGAGCGGGAGGCTGGGCTCCTTGGACCCGGCCTGAGGGCGGACACCTGGGGACCTGGTCTCTGAGGTGTGTGTCCCCACAGGAAACATGACAGAGTGCCCTGGCCACTTTGGCCACATTGAGCTGGCCAAACCTGTGTTTCACGTGGGCTTCCTGGTGAAGACGATGAAAGTTCTGCGCTGTGTCTGCTTCTTCTGCTCCAAACTTCTCGTCGACtctgtgagtgggggcggggaggggggggcggccctggccctggccccggGGGAGGGGATGCCTGGGGGGGCCGAGGAGCAGGCCCAACCGACCCTGCTCTGCCGTGTCCCCAGAACAACCCAAAGATCAAGGACATTCTGGCCAAGTCCAAGGGGCAGCCCAAGAAGCGGCTCACACACGTGTACGACCTGTGCAAGGGCAAGAACATCTGCGAGGGCGGAGAGGAGATGGACAATAAGTTCGGTGTGGAGCAGCCGGAGGGCGACGAGGACCTGGCCAAGGAGAAGGTAGCGGCCGTCGGGGACGCCGCGCGGGAGGGGGGGCGGCAGAAGACACCGGGAGGGCACAGAGGCGCCGGCACCTCCCGGCTCTGACAGCCCCCCTCTGTCTGGAAGGGCCACGGTGGCTGTGGGCGGTACCAGCCCAGGATCCGGCGCTCCGGCCTCGAGCTGTATGCCGAGTGGAAGCACGTCAACGAGGACTCGCAGGAGAAGAAGATCCTGCTGAGCCCCGAGCGCGTGCACGAGATCTTCAAGCGCATCTCCGACGAGGAGTGTttcgtgctgggcatggagccccgCTTCGCGCGGCCCGAGTGGATGATCGTTACGGTGCTGCCCGTGCCCCCGCTGTCCGTGCGGCCCGCCGTCGTGATGCAGGGCTCCGCCCGCAACCAGGTCGGCGGCCCGGGGACCCTGCCTGTCGGggcggatggggggggggggacagggaacAACGTGGGTACGGGCGTGCAGGGGTGACCGCCGCTTGCTAGCCGTGCGCCTTTCAACGAGGCCCTTAACGCGGTGACGGTCACAGAGGTGCCTCTGTACCTGGGAGAGGAGGGATGGGCAGGGCCCGCCCGCCCGGGGGTGAGGGAGACCCCGAGCGCCTGGCGGTGAGGACGCCGACTCTCCGCCGCAGGACGACCTGACGCACAAGCTGGCCGACATCGTGAAGATCAACAACCAGCTGCGGCGGAACGAGCAGAACGGCGCGGCGGCACATGTCATCGCCGAGGACGTGAAGCTCCTCCAGTTCCACGTGGCCACCATGGTGGACAACGAGCTGCCCGGCCTGCCCCGCGTGAGTCCGCACGCCCCCCCGCCTGCCCTGCGCCCCTGCGCCCCTGCGCCTCTGCGCCCCTGCCCCGGAGGAGGGGCCGTGCTGACTGCGGCCGCCTCCCCGTGTGTCCTCACAGGCCATGCAGAAGTCCGGACGCCCCCTCAAGTCCCTGAAGCAGCGGTTGAAGGGCAAGGAAGGCCGGGTCCGGGGGAACCTGATGGGCAAGCGAGTGGACTTCTCGGCCCGCACCGTCATCACCCCCGACCCCAACCTCTCCATCGACCAGGTCGGCGTGCCCCGCTCCATCGCTGCCAACATGACCTTTGCGGAGATCGTCACGCCCTTCAACATCGACAGGTGGGCTCCGTGTTGGGACCCTGCCGGGAGGGCTGTGGACACACGAGGGGAGTGGGCCCGCACCGAGAGCTCCGGTTGAGTGTGGCAgcgggggctcctgggaggcGTGTGTTCATCGTGCCTCTGTCCTCCTTAGACTTCAGGAGCTGGTGCGCAGGGGGAACAGCCAGTACCCGGGCGCCAAGTACATCATCCGGGACAACGGCGATCGTATCGACCTGCGTTTCCACCCCAAGCCCAGTGACCTTCACCTGCAGACCGGCTACAAGGCACGTGACAGGCCGGGGCCTCTGTCCCCTGAGCAGGAAGCTCTCTGGCGGGGgggccctgggggcggggggatccTGTCCTCTTGGTTAGGATCCAGGTGCGTGGAGACTCCGAGACTGCCGCCTCCTAGTGGAGCCAGAGCTGCTGGCCGTGGGCATCTAGGGTGGGGGTCGCATAAACCCAAGCGCAGCGCGAGGGGTGTATGTGGCAGGGAAGGGAGATCCAGGGGAGGAACAGAACAGGAGGCTTCGTGTCCAGGGTCTCTGGGCTTTCTCTCACAGCTGAGTTCCCTGAGGCTGGTGGACAACTGTGCCTTGTCATCGCTGATAACCCGGCCCGAAGCTTGTGGTTGACACGTGTTCCATGTGAAACTAACCCCACAGTGTCGTCTGCTTCCACGTGTAGAGCATTTCAGGCCCACGGTCCTGTCCTCCCACTCACAGCGCCTTCCCTAAGACCTGTCCACACTTCCCCCGACAGGTGGAGCGGCACATGTGCGACGGAGACATTGTTATCTTCAACCGGCAGCCGACTTTGCACAAAATGTCCATGATGGGGCATCGGGTCCGCATCCTGCCCTGGTCGACTTTCCGCTTGAATCTGAGGTCAGCGCCCTGGCTGAGGGAGGCAGGCGGGGCCGGGCTGCTCCCTGACGCCTCCCTGCAGGCGTCTTCCTGACCCCGGCTTCCGTCTGTCACCACAGCGTGACAACTCCGTACAATGCTGATTTTGACGGGGACGAGATGAACTTGCACCTGCCACAGTCTCTGGAGACCCGGGCGGAGATCCAGGAGCTCGCCATGGTGCCACGCATGATTGTCACCCCCCAGAGCAATCGCCCCGTCATGGGCATCGTGCAGGACACGCTCACCGCAGTGCGCAAATTCACAAAGAGAGACGTCTTCTTGGAGCGGGTGTGTGCCCCTGGGGAGGGAGCCCGACTCGGGACGGGCAGAGGGGCCCCAGGGCGGCGAGGGGATGATTGGGAGGGAGAGCCAGGACTCTTGCCTTGACTCGCGACACACGGACCTGCAtgtgaggcagaaggaaaatgggtCAGGCGGATCACGGGCCGAAACGTTTACCACTTCAGCTCACTGTTCAATTCGTGttttgttcgtttatttttgagagcgagagagcatgagcggggaggggcagagagaggagcagcCGGAGGAGCCGAGGcagggctccaccctgacagcatcgagcccgacacggggctcggactcatgaacggcgaggtcatgacctgagccgaagttgggcacaactgacagccacccgggcgccccggttacttcctaattatttaaagtaatttgtaCTTCttgtttaaaagaagaaaaacctaaaATCTAGCTATCGTATTTCcaattaaaattttggaaaacacttcCTGGCATCTCTCTGCCTCCAGAATCTGGCTGTCACCCTTGGGCAGGTGACATTCCCAAGAGCGGGGCCTGCAGTTCTGAAGTCTGTTGGCCCGCTCTTCCCTCCCAGGGTGAGGTGATGAACCTCCTGATGTTCCTGTCCACGTGGGACGGGAAGGTCCCACAGCCAGCCATTCTGAAGCCCCGTCCCCTGTGGACGGGCAAGCAGATCTTCTCCCTCATCATACCGGGCCACATCAACTGCATCCGCACCCACAGCACCCATCCCGACGATGAGGACAGTGGCCCCTACAAGCACATCTCTCCCGGGGACACCAAGGTAGGACCTGGTCTCTGCGTGTGTGGGAACAGCGTTCGGACCTGGCCGCCACCTTGCCTCTTGGCCTTCTGGCTGAAATCCGTGGGATTTCCAGGGGAGCCACTGCGGGGGCCTTGAGAGGGTGCTCTGTGCACAGGTGGTGGTGGAGAACGGGGAGCTGATCATGGGCATCTTGTGTAAGAAGTCCCTGGGCACGTCCGCCGGCTCGCTGGTCCACATCTCGTACCTGGAGATGGGTCACGACATCACTCGCCTCTTCTACTCCAACATTCAGACCGTCATTAACAACTGGCTGCTCATCGAGGGTGAGTAGAAGGCTCTAgcaaacctgctttggatccttacTCTGTCTTTTTACTGCTCTTCTCcagcctcttctcttccctgcttgGATTTGGCACTCTCTTGGCTGTGATTCCATCCCAGGTCTTTGGGGAGCCCTCGGAGGGTGTTGATGCTTCTCCTTCTCCCTAGGTCACACCATTGGCATCGGGGACTCCATCGCGGACTCTAAAACTTACCAGGACATTCAGAACACGATCAAGAAGGCCAAGCAGGATGTGATAGAGGTGGGCAGAACACTCAGAGACTTTGAACGCGATGTCCGCGAGAGCCCAGCGGGTGTGAGGGAAGGGGAGTAGGACGGCACTGAGGTCTGCCCCCGCCCACGTACCCAGGTCATCGAGAAGGCTCATAACAATGAGCTGGAGCCCACCCCGGGGAATACTCTGCGGCAGACGTTTGAGAACCAGGTGAACCGCATTCTCAACGACGCCCGAGACAAGACCGGCTCCTCCGCCCAGAAGTCCCTGTCTGAATACAACAACTTCAAGTCTATGGTCGTGTCCGGGGCCAAAGGTTCCAAGATCAACATCTCCCAGGTGGGGAGCCCTGTCTTTCCAGATCTGGGCCGCAGAGAAGGCCGGGGGCGGCGGAGGGGGTAGTGCTGGGAGCCCCCGCTCCTGGTGCAGAGGGCGCCGGGTGCACCCCGCCTCTCGCTTCCCAGGTCATCGCCGTCGTCGGGCAGCAGAACGTAGAGGGCAAGCGGATCCCGTTCGGCTTCAAGCACCGGACCCTGCCCCACTTCATCAAGGACGACTACGGGCCCGAGAGCCGAGGCTTCGTGGAGAACTCCTACCTGGCCGGCCTCACGCCCACCGAGTTCTTCTTCCATGCCATGGGGGGTCGCGAGGGGCTCATCGACACCGCCGTCAAGACAGCTGAGACTGGTGAGGCCTTCGGGCCCGTGCGTATCGgtcggggccggggagggggggcgggagcGGGGGCAGGGCGTGGAGGGAGGGGTAGGCGTTCTCCTGGACATGTGGTTTTGTCCCTCGTGGGGGGAACGGCAGCCACAGCCAGGGAGCCGCCCCCGTGTGACGGCCCTGCAGCCTTCCATGTGCAGGGGGAGGAGCTCGGGGTCTCTGTCGTGCACTGTGACGCAGGGGCTGGTTCCTGGGGCACTCTTCTGGGCCGTGGCTGGTTCCTAAGGGACTCTTCTGGGCCCGGTCCGGTCGGTGGTAGGCTCGGCTTTCACGGAGAGGCCTCGGGGACCAGGGGGCTACCGGCTGCCCCCTCTGAGGTTCGGGTGGGCTAAGGCCCTCGGGCCGCCGGCAGGGCTCGCTCTGAGAGAGGCTCTTCGGGCCACGTGTTCGCCTCGTTGCCCTGCGGCCCGTGGTGAGGCCCCGGTGACCTCCTCGCAGGGTACATCCAGCGGCGGCTCATCAAGTCCATGGAGTCGGTGATGGTGAAGTACGACGCCACCGTGCGCAACTCCATCAACCAGGTGGTGCAGCTCCGCTACGGCGAGGACGGCCTGGCCGGCGAGAGCGTCGAGTTCCAGAACCTGGCCACCCTCAAGCCGTCCAACAAGGCTTTTGAGAAGAagtgaggaggaggcagggggtggtTCTCGCCTCCTGGGGGGCCCCCCTCGCTGCACACAGACTGCTCGCCTGGACTGTGCCTCGCAGGCAGCTCGATCCCCCAGAGCCCCGCGCCCACCCGGGTGACGGACGCCGCGTggtgggagtgggtgggtggggaacagACCTGAGACCCGTCCCCGGCCCGTGCCCGATGACCCCACGGAGCAAACCCAGACGGGCTGCCCCGCCCCAGGTCCTATTTGCAGTTTCCCTGCCCGAGAGTCTCGCCTCCACAGCCCCGTTGCGCAGACCCTGCCCCTTCGGGAGCCTCGGTGCCCCGGGCAGGGGTCAGGCCCTGGGCCCGCCTGCCCCTTGACGCCACCTCCTGCCGCATGCAGGTTCCGCTTCGATTACACCAACGAGAGGGCCCTGCGGCGGACTCTGCAGGAGGACCTGGTGAAGGACGTGCTGAGCAACGCGCACATTCAGAACGAGCTGGAGCGCGAATTTGAGCGGATGCGCGAGGATCGGGAGGTGCTCAGGGTCATCTTCCCAACCGGCGACAGCAAGGTACGCGTGGCCGGGAAGGCTGAGCTGGCGAGCTGCCGCCCCCGCGAGACTGTGCCCACTCGCGATCCTCGCCCCCTCTCGTCCTCCCGCAGGTGGTCCTCCCCTGCAACCTGCTGCGCATGATCTGGAACGCTCAGAAGATCTTCCACATCAACCCTCGCCTCCCCTCCGACCTGCACCCCATCAAGGTCGTAGAGGGTGAGTAGCTGCTCTGGGCCTCCGGGCCGGGCGGGGGGACAGGAGGGAGCTGGGCCCCGGTCTGCAACTTCTTTACCTCCTTTGGCCGTCCCAGGAGTCAAGGAATTGAGCAAGAAGCTGGTGATCGTGAATGGGGATGACCCCCTGAGCCGGCAAGCCCAGGAGAACGCCACGCTTCTCTTCAATATCCACCTGCGCTCCACGCTGTGCTCCCGCCGCATGGCCGAGGAGTTCCGGCTCAGCGGGGAGGCCTTCGACTGGCTGCTCGGAGAGATCGAGTCCAAGTTCAACCAAGCCATTGTGAGTGGTGTTCTCAGCCTTGCTCTTCTCCTTCGACCTGCTGACCCGTCTGGGCTCTGagagcagcccccccaccccccgccgatGATGGCCCTTGTCCGTGGAGGGGCTGCTTCAGTTCTTAGCGGCCTCGAGACCACCGGGCGACTCGGGAGCCCCATGTTTCAGACACGAAACCTGGGCCTTGGAGGGACAGAGTGACCACTCTGGGACAGGCAGTTGTACAGGAAAGAAGCTGCGTGGTTGTGCTATGAGATGGGAGGgttgctctttattttcttcGAGTGCCTGCCGTGTGCCGAACTGCAGTTTAGGTGGAGGTAGGGGATCGGGGAGAGTGAGCGAG from Panthera leo isolate Ple1 chromosome E1, P.leo_Ple1_pat1.1, whole genome shotgun sequence carries:
- the POLR2A gene encoding DNA-directed RNA polymerase II subunit RPB1 — its product is MHGGGPPSGDSACPLRTIKRVQFGVLSPDELKRMSVTEGGIKYPETTEGGRPKLGGLMDPRQGVIERTGRCQTCAGNMTECPGHFGHIELAKPVFHVGFLVKTMKVLRCVCFFCSKLLVDSNNPKIKDILAKSKGQPKKRLTHVYDLCKGKNICEGGEEMDNKFGVEQPEGDEDLAKEKGHGGCGRYQPRIRRSGLELYAEWKHVNEDSQEKKILLSPERVHEIFKRISDEECFVLGMEPRFARPEWMIVTVLPVPPLSVRPAVVMQGSARNQDDLTHKLADIVKINNQLRRNEQNGAAAHVIAEDVKLLQFHVATMVDNELPGLPRAMQKSGRPLKSLKQRLKGKEGRVRGNLMGKRVDFSARTVITPDPNLSIDQVGVPRSIAANMTFAEIVTPFNIDRLQELVRRGNSQYPGAKYIIRDNGDRIDLRFHPKPSDLHLQTGYKVERHMCDGDIVIFNRQPTLHKMSMMGHRVRILPWSTFRLNLSVTTPYNADFDGDEMNLHLPQSLETRAEIQELAMVPRMIVTPQSNRPVMGIVQDTLTAVRKFTKRDVFLERGEVMNLLMFLSTWDGKVPQPAILKPRPLWTGKQIFSLIIPGHINCIRTHSTHPDDEDSGPYKHISPGDTKVVVENGELIMGILCKKSLGTSAGSLVHISYLEMGHDITRLFYSNIQTVINNWLLIEGHTIGIGDSIADSKTYQDIQNTIKKAKQDVIEVIEKAHNNELEPTPGNTLRQTFENQVNRILNDARDKTGSSAQKSLSEYNNFKSMVVSGAKGSKINISQVIAVVGQQNVEGKRIPFGFKHRTLPHFIKDDYGPESRGFVENSYLAGLTPTEFFFHAMGGREGLIDTAVKTAETGYIQRRLIKSMESVMVKYDATVRNSINQVVQLRYGEDGLAGESVEFQNLATLKPSNKAFEKKFRFDYTNERALRRTLQEDLVKDVLSNAHIQNELEREFERMREDREVLRVIFPTGDSKVVLPCNLLRMIWNAQKIFHINPRLPSDLHPIKVVEGVKELSKKLVIVNGDDPLSRQAQENATLLFNIHLRSTLCSRRMAEEFRLSGEAFDWLLGEIESKFNQAIAHPGEMVGALAAQSLGEPATQMTLNTFHYAGVSAKNVTLGVPRLKELINISKKPKTPSLTVFLLGQSARDAERAKDILCRLEHTTLRKVTANTAIYYDPNPQSTVVAEDQEWVNVYYEMPDFDVARISPWLLRVELDRKHMTDRKLTMEQIAEKINAGFGDDLNCIFNDDNAEKLVLRIRIMNSDENKMQEEEEVVDKMDDDVFLRCIESNMLTDMTLQGIEQISKVYMHLPQTDNKKKIIITEDGEFKALQEWILETDGVSLMRVLSEKDVDPVRTTSNDIVEIFTVLGIEAVRKALERELYHVISFDGSYVNYRHLALLCDTMTCRGHLMAITRHGVNRQDTGPLMKCSFEETVDVLMEAAAHGESDPMKGVSENIMLGQLAPAGTGCFDLLLDAEKCKYGMEIPTNIPGLGAAGPTGMFFGSAPSPMGGISPAMTPWNQGATPAYGAWSPSVGSGMTPGAAGFSPSAASDASGFSPGYSPAWSPTPGSPGSPGPSSPYIPSPGGAMSPSYSPTSPAYEPRSPGGYTPQSPSYSPTSPSYSPTSPSYSPTSPNYSPTSPSYSPTSPSYSPTSPSYSPTSPSYSPTSPSYSPTSPSYSPTSPSYSPTSPSYSPTSPSYSPTSPSYSPTSPSYSPTSPSYSPTSPSYSPTSPSYSPTSPSYSPTSPNYSPTSPNYTPTSPSYSPTSPSYSPTSPNYTPTSPNYSPTSPSYSPTSPSYSPTSPSYSPSSPRYTPQSPTYTPSSPSYSPSSPSYSPTSPKYTPTSPSYSPSSPEYTPTSPKYSPTSPKYSPTSPKYSPTSPTYSPTTPKYSPTSPTYSPTSPVYTPTSPKYSPTSPTYSPTSPKYSPTSPTYSPTSPKGSTYSPTSPGYSPTSPTYSLTSPAISPDDSDEEN